Proteins found in one Ovis canadensis isolate MfBH-ARS-UI-01 breed Bighorn chromosome 20, ARS-UI_OviCan_v2, whole genome shotgun sequence genomic segment:
- the PBX2 gene encoding pre-B-cell leukemia transcription factor 2 isoform X2 yields MKPALFSVLCEIKEKTGLSIRSSQEEEPVDPQLMRLDNMLLAEGVAGPEKGGGSAAAAAAAAASGGGVSPDNSIEHSDYRSKLAQIRHIYHSELEKYEQACNEFTTHVMNLLREQSRTRPVAPKEMERMVSIIHRKFSAIQMQLKQSTCEAVMILRSRFLDARRKRRNFSKQATEVLNEYFYSHLSNPYPSEEAKEELAKKCGITVSQVSNWFGNKRIRYKKNIGKFQEEANIYAVKTAVSVTQGGHSRTSSPTPPSSAGSGGSFNLSGSGDMFLGMPGLNGDSYSASQVESLRHSMGPGGYGDNLGGGQMYSPREMRANGGWQEAVTPSSVTSPTEGPGSVHSDTSN; encoded by the exons ATGAAGCCTGCTCTCTTTAGCGTCCTGTGTGAAATCAAGGAGAAAACTG GCCTCAGCATTCGAAGCTCCCAAGAGGAGGAGCCTGTGGATCCACAGCTGATGCGCTTGGACAACATGCTTCTGGCAGAGGGTGTGGCTGGGCCTGAGAAAGGGGGTGGCTCAGCGGCTGCAGCGGCAGCAGCTGCAGCCTCCGGGGGCGGAGTGTCCCCTGACAACTCCATCGAACACTCGGACTATCGCAGCAAACTTGCCCAGATCCGCCACATTTACCACTCAGAGCTGGAGAAATATGAGCAG GCGTGCAACGAGTTCACAACCCACGTCATGAACCTGCTGAGGGAGCAGAGCCGCACGCGGCCCGTGGCACCCAAGGAGATGGAGCGCATGGTGAGCATCATCCACCGGAAGTTCAGCGCCATCCAGATGCAACTCAAGCAGAGCACCTGCGAGGCCGTCATGATCCTACGTTCCCGCTTCCTGGACgccag ACGGAAACGCCGTAACTTCAGCAAACAGGCCACGGAGGTTCTGAATGAGTATTTCTACTCCCACCTGAGTAACCCATACCCGAGTGAGGAGGCTAAGGAGGAGCTCGCCAAGAAGTGCGGAATCACTGTCTCTCAG GTCTCCAACTGGTTTGGCAACAAGCGGATTCGCTATAAGAAAAACATAGGAAAGTTCCAAGAGGAGGCAAACATCTATGCCGTGAAGACCGCCGTGTCGGTCACCCAGGGAGGCCACAGCCGTACCAGCTCCCCGACACCCCCTTCCTCCGCAG GCTCTGGCGGCTCTTTCAATCTCTCAGGATCCGGTGACATGTTTCTGGGGATGCCCGGGCTCAACGGAGATTCCTACTCTGCCtcccag GTGGAATCACTCCGACACTCAATGGGGCCAGGGGGCTACGGGGATAACCTCGGAGGAGGCCAGATGTACAGCCCTCGGGAAATGAGG gcAAATGGCGGCTGGCAGGAGGCTGTGACCCCGTCCTCAGTGACATCCCCGACAGAGGGACCAGGGAGCGTTCATTCGGACACTTCCAACTGA
- the GPSM3 gene encoding G-protein-signaling modulator 3 isoform X4, whose amino-acid sequence MEAERPQEEEDGEQGPHQDEHGWPPASSSTRPWRSAPPSPPPPGTRPTALGPRSASLLSLQTELLLDLVAEAQSRRLEEQRATFHPPKNPPSLGRALPRPLEDREQLYSTIISHQCQRMEAQRSEPPLPPGGQELLELLLRVQGGGRMEEQRSRPPTHTC is encoded by the exons ggcccCCATCAGGATGAGCATGGCTGGCCCCCCGCAAGCTCCAGCACTCGGCCTTGGAGGTCTGCCCctccgtcccctcctcctccagggactcgcCCTACAG ccctggggccccGCTCGGCCTCCCTGCTCTCCCTGCAGACCGAGCTCCTCCTGGACCTGGTAGCAGAGGCCCAGTCCCGCCGCCTAGAGGAGCAGAGAGCCACCTTCCATCCCCCCAAGAACCCCCCAAGCCTAGGTCGAGCCCTGCCCCGGCCTCTTGAGGACAGAGAACAGCTCTACAGCACCATCATCAGTCACCAG TGCCAGCGGATGGAAGCCCAGCGGTCAGAGCCCCCTCTACCCCCAGGGGGGCAGGAGCTCTTGGAGTTGCTGCTGAGAGTTCAGGGTGGGGGTCGAATGGAGGAGCAAAGGTCCcggccccccacacacacctgctGA
- the AGER gene encoding advanced glycosylation end product-specific receptor isoform X2, with product MAAGAAVGAWMLVLSLWGAVTGDQNITARIGKPLVLNCKGAPKKPPQQLEWKLNTGRTEAWKVLSPQGDPWDSVARVLPNGSLLLPAVGIQDEGTFRCRATSRSGKETKSNYRVRVYQIPGKPEIVDPASELMAGVPNKVGTCVSEGGYPAGTLSWLLDGKTLIPDGQGVSVKEETKRHPETGLFTLHSELMLTPARGGALHPTFSCSFTPGLPRRKALHTAPIQLRVSSERRDAVPLEEVQLVVEPEGGAVAPGGTVTLTCEAPAQPPPQIHWIKDGRPLPLPPGPVLLLPEVGPEDQGTYSCVATHPSHGPQESRAVSVSIIETGEEGTTAGSVEGPGLETLALTLGILGGLGTVALLIGLIVWHRRRQRKGQERKVPENQEEEEEERAELNQPEEPEAAESSTGGP from the exons ATGGCAGCAGGGGCAGCGGTCGGAGCCTGGATGCTAGTCCTCAGTCTGTGGG GGGCAGTCACAGGGGACCAAAACATCACAGCCCGGATCGGGAAGCCACTGGTGCTGAACTGTAAGGGAGCCCCCAAGAAACCACCCCAGCAGCTGGAATGGAAACTG AACACAGGCCGGACAGAAGCTTGGAAGGTCCTGTCTCCCCAGGGAGACCCCTGGGATAGCGTGGCTCGGGTCCTCCCCAACGGCTCCCTCCTCCTGCCGGCTGTTGGGATCCAGGATGAGGGGACTTTCCGGTGCCGGGCAACGAGCCGGAGCGGAAAGGAGACCAAGTCTAACTACCGAGTCCGAGTCTATC AGATTCCTGGGAAGCCAGAAATTGTTGATCCTGCCTCTGAACTCATGGCTGGTGTCCCCAATAAG GTGGGGACATGTGTATCTGAGGGGGGCTACCCTGCAGGGACTCTTAGCTGGCTTTTGGATGGGAAAACTCTGATTCCTGATGGCCAAG GAGTGTCCGTGAAGGAAGAGACCAAGAGACACCCGGAGACAGGGCTTTTCACACTCCATTCGGAGCTGATGTTGACCCCAGCtcggggaggagctctccacccCACCTTCTCCTGTAGCTTCACCCCTGGCCTTCCCCGGCGCAAAGCCCTGCACACAGCCCCCATCCAGCTCAGGGTCTCGAGTGAGCGCCGAG ATGCTGTGCCACTGGAGGAAGTCCAGTTGGTGGTAGAGCCAGAAGGGGGAGCAGTAGCTCCTGGTGGTACCGTGACCTTGACCTGTGAAGCCCCCGCCCAGCCCCCACCTCAAATCCACTGGATCAAGGAT ggcaggcccctgccccttccccctgGCCCCGTGCTACTCCTCCCAGAGGTAGGGCCTGAGGACCAGGGAACGTACAGCTGTGTGGCCACCCATCCCAGCCATGGGCCCCAGGAGAGCCGTGCTGTCAGCGTCAGCATCATCG AAACAGGCGAGGAAGGGACGACTGCAG GCTCTGTGGAAGGGCCAGGGCTGGAAACCCTAGCCCTGACCCTGGGGATCCTGGGAGGCCTGGGGACAGTCGCCCTGCTCATTGGGCTCATCGTGTGGCATCGAAGGCGGCAACGCAAAGGACAGGAGAG GAAGGTCCCAGAAaaccaggaggaagaagaggaggagagagcgGAACTGAACcagccagaggagcctgaggcaGCAGAGAGCAGCACAGGAGGGCCTTGA
- the GPSM3 gene encoding G-protein-signaling modulator 3 isoform X3: MEAERPQEEEDGEQHQGPHQDEHGWPPASSSTRPWRSAPPSPPPPGTRPTALGPRSASLLSLQTELLLDLVAEAQSRRLEEQRATFHPPKNPPSLGRALPRPLEDREQLYSTIISHQCQRMEAQRSEPPLPPGGQELLELLLRVQGGGRMEEQRSRPPTHTC; the protein is encoded by the exons catcagggcccCCATCAGGATGAGCATGGCTGGCCCCCCGCAAGCTCCAGCACTCGGCCTTGGAGGTCTGCCCctccgtcccctcctcctccagggactcgcCCTACAG ccctggggccccGCTCGGCCTCCCTGCTCTCCCTGCAGACCGAGCTCCTCCTGGACCTGGTAGCAGAGGCCCAGTCCCGCCGCCTAGAGGAGCAGAGAGCCACCTTCCATCCCCCCAAGAACCCCCCAAGCCTAGGTCGAGCCCTGCCCCGGCCTCTTGAGGACAGAGAACAGCTCTACAGCACCATCATCAGTCACCAG TGCCAGCGGATGGAAGCCCAGCGGTCAGAGCCCCCTCTACCCCCAGGGGGGCAGGAGCTCTTGGAGTTGCTGCTGAGAGTTCAGGGTGGGGGTCGAATGGAGGAGCAAAGGTCCcggccccccacacacacctgctGA
- the AGER gene encoding advanced glycosylation end product-specific receptor isoform X1 — protein sequence MAAGAAVGAWMLVLSLWGAVTGDQNITARIGKPLVLNCKGAPKKPPQQLEWKLNTGRTEAWKVLSPQGDPWDSVARVLPNGSLLLPAVGIQDEGTFRCRATSRSGKETKSNYRVRVYQIPGKPEIVDPASELMAGVPNKVGTCVSEGGYPAGTLSWLLDGKTLIPDGQGVSVKEETKRHPETGLFTLHSELMLTPARGGALHPTFSCSFTPGLPRRKALHTAPIQLRVSSERRGGEGPNGDAVPLEEVQLVVEPEGGAVAPGGTVTLTCEAPAQPPPQIHWIKDGRPLPLPPGPVLLLPEVGPEDQGTYSCVATHPSHGPQESRAVSVSIIETGEEGTTAGSVEGPGLETLALTLGILGGLGTVALLIGLIVWHRRRQRKGQERKVPENQEEEEEERAELNQPEEPEAAESSTGGP from the exons ATGGCAGCAGGGGCAGCGGTCGGAGCCTGGATGCTAGTCCTCAGTCTGTGGG GGGCAGTCACAGGGGACCAAAACATCACAGCCCGGATCGGGAAGCCACTGGTGCTGAACTGTAAGGGAGCCCCCAAGAAACCACCCCAGCAGCTGGAATGGAAACTG AACACAGGCCGGACAGAAGCTTGGAAGGTCCTGTCTCCCCAGGGAGACCCCTGGGATAGCGTGGCTCGGGTCCTCCCCAACGGCTCCCTCCTCCTGCCGGCTGTTGGGATCCAGGATGAGGGGACTTTCCGGTGCCGGGCAACGAGCCGGAGCGGAAAGGAGACCAAGTCTAACTACCGAGTCCGAGTCTATC AGATTCCTGGGAAGCCAGAAATTGTTGATCCTGCCTCTGAACTCATGGCTGGTGTCCCCAATAAG GTGGGGACATGTGTATCTGAGGGGGGCTACCCTGCAGGGACTCTTAGCTGGCTTTTGGATGGGAAAACTCTGATTCCTGATGGCCAAG GAGTGTCCGTGAAGGAAGAGACCAAGAGACACCCGGAGACAGGGCTTTTCACACTCCATTCGGAGCTGATGTTGACCCCAGCtcggggaggagctctccacccCACCTTCTCCTGTAGCTTCACCCCTGGCCTTCCCCGGCGCAAAGCCCTGCACACAGCCCCCATCCAGCTCAGGGTCTCGAGTGAGCGCCGAGGTGGGGAGGGCCCCAACGGGG ATGCTGTGCCACTGGAGGAAGTCCAGTTGGTGGTAGAGCCAGAAGGGGGAGCAGTAGCTCCTGGTGGTACCGTGACCTTGACCTGTGAAGCCCCCGCCCAGCCCCCACCTCAAATCCACTGGATCAAGGAT ggcaggcccctgccccttccccctgGCCCCGTGCTACTCCTCCCAGAGGTAGGGCCTGAGGACCAGGGAACGTACAGCTGTGTGGCCACCCATCCCAGCCATGGGCCCCAGGAGAGCCGTGCTGTCAGCGTCAGCATCATCG AAACAGGCGAGGAAGGGACGACTGCAG GCTCTGTGGAAGGGCCAGGGCTGGAAACCCTAGCCCTGACCCTGGGGATCCTGGGAGGCCTGGGGACAGTCGCCCTGCTCATTGGGCTCATCGTGTGGCATCGAAGGCGGCAACGCAAAGGACAGGAGAG GAAGGTCCCAGAAaaccaggaggaagaagaggaggagagagcgGAACTGAACcagccagaggagcctgaggcaGCAGAGAGCAGCACAGGAGGGCCTTGA
- the PBX2 gene encoding pre-B-cell leukemia transcription factor 2 isoform X1: protein MDERLLGPPPPGGGRGGLGLVGGEPGGPGEPPGGGDPGGGSGGVPGGRGKQDIGDILQQIMTITDQSLDEAQAKKHALNCHRMKPALFSVLCEIKEKTGLSIRSSQEEEPVDPQLMRLDNMLLAEGVAGPEKGGGSAAAAAAAAASGGGVSPDNSIEHSDYRSKLAQIRHIYHSELEKYEQACNEFTTHVMNLLREQSRTRPVAPKEMERMVSIIHRKFSAIQMQLKQSTCEAVMILRSRFLDARRKRRNFSKQATEVLNEYFYSHLSNPYPSEEAKEELAKKCGITVSQVSNWFGNKRIRYKKNIGKFQEEANIYAVKTAVSVTQGGHSRTSSPTPPSSAGSGGSFNLSGSGDMFLGMPGLNGDSYSASQVESLRHSMGPGGYGDNLGGGQMYSPREMRANGGWQEAVTPSSVTSPTEGPGSVHSDTSN, encoded by the exons ATGGACGAGCGGCTGCTGGGGCCGCCCCCTCCAGGCGGGGGCCGGGGGGGCCTTGGATTGGTGGGTGGGGAGCCTGGGGGCCCTGGCGAACCTCCCGGTGGCGGAGACCCCGGTGGGGGTAGCGGGGGGGTCCCGGGAGGCCGAGGGAAGCAAGACATCGGGGACATTCTGCAGCAGATAATGACCATCACCGACCAGAGCCTGGACGAGGCCCAGGCCAA GAAACATGCCCTAAACTGCCACCGCATGAAGCCTGCTCTCTTTAGCGTCCTGTGTGAAATCAAGGAGAAAACTG GCCTCAGCATTCGAAGCTCCCAAGAGGAGGAGCCTGTGGATCCACAGCTGATGCGCTTGGACAACATGCTTCTGGCAGAGGGTGTGGCTGGGCCTGAGAAAGGGGGTGGCTCAGCGGCTGCAGCGGCAGCAGCTGCAGCCTCCGGGGGCGGAGTGTCCCCTGACAACTCCATCGAACACTCGGACTATCGCAGCAAACTTGCCCAGATCCGCCACATTTACCACTCAGAGCTGGAGAAATATGAGCAG GCGTGCAACGAGTTCACAACCCACGTCATGAACCTGCTGAGGGAGCAGAGCCGCACGCGGCCCGTGGCACCCAAGGAGATGGAGCGCATGGTGAGCATCATCCACCGGAAGTTCAGCGCCATCCAGATGCAACTCAAGCAGAGCACCTGCGAGGCCGTCATGATCCTACGTTCCCGCTTCCTGGACgccag ACGGAAACGCCGTAACTTCAGCAAACAGGCCACGGAGGTTCTGAATGAGTATTTCTACTCCCACCTGAGTAACCCATACCCGAGTGAGGAGGCTAAGGAGGAGCTCGCCAAGAAGTGCGGAATCACTGTCTCTCAG GTCTCCAACTGGTTTGGCAACAAGCGGATTCGCTATAAGAAAAACATAGGAAAGTTCCAAGAGGAGGCAAACATCTATGCCGTGAAGACCGCCGTGTCGGTCACCCAGGGAGGCCACAGCCGTACCAGCTCCCCGACACCCCCTTCCTCCGCAG GCTCTGGCGGCTCTTTCAATCTCTCAGGATCCGGTGACATGTTTCTGGGGATGCCCGGGCTCAACGGAGATTCCTACTCTGCCtcccag GTGGAATCACTCCGACACTCAATGGGGCCAGGGGGCTACGGGGATAACCTCGGAGGAGGCCAGATGTACAGCCCTCGGGAAATGAGG gcAAATGGCGGCTGGCAGGAGGCTGTGACCCCGTCCTCAGTGACATCCCCGACAGAGGGACCAGGGAGCGTTCATTCGGACACTTCCAACTGA
- the AGER gene encoding advanced glycosylation end product-specific receptor isoform X3, protein MAAGAAVGAWMLVLSLWGAVTGDQNITARIGKPLVLNCKGAPKKPPQQLEWKLNTGRTEAWKVLSPQGDPWDSVARVLPNGSLLLPAVGIQDEGTFRCRATSRSGKETKSNYRVRVYQIPGKPEIVDPASELMAGVPNKVGTCVSEGGYPAGTLSWLLDGKTLIPDGQGVSVKEETKRHPETGLFTLHSELMLTPARGGALHPTFSCSFTPGLPRRKALHTAPIQLRVSNAVPLEEVQLVVEPEGGAVAPGGTVTLTCEAPAQPPPQIHWIKDGRPLPLPPGPVLLLPEVGPEDQGTYSCVATHPSHGPQESRAVSVSIIETGEEGTTAGSVEGPGLETLALTLGILGGLGTVALLIGLIVWHRRRQRKGQERKVPENQEEEEEERAELNQPEEPEAAESSTGGP, encoded by the exons ATGGCAGCAGGGGCAGCGGTCGGAGCCTGGATGCTAGTCCTCAGTCTGTGGG GGGCAGTCACAGGGGACCAAAACATCACAGCCCGGATCGGGAAGCCACTGGTGCTGAACTGTAAGGGAGCCCCCAAGAAACCACCCCAGCAGCTGGAATGGAAACTG AACACAGGCCGGACAGAAGCTTGGAAGGTCCTGTCTCCCCAGGGAGACCCCTGGGATAGCGTGGCTCGGGTCCTCCCCAACGGCTCCCTCCTCCTGCCGGCTGTTGGGATCCAGGATGAGGGGACTTTCCGGTGCCGGGCAACGAGCCGGAGCGGAAAGGAGACCAAGTCTAACTACCGAGTCCGAGTCTATC AGATTCCTGGGAAGCCAGAAATTGTTGATCCTGCCTCTGAACTCATGGCTGGTGTCCCCAATAAG GTGGGGACATGTGTATCTGAGGGGGGCTACCCTGCAGGGACTCTTAGCTGGCTTTTGGATGGGAAAACTCTGATTCCTGATGGCCAAG GAGTGTCCGTGAAGGAAGAGACCAAGAGACACCCGGAGACAGGGCTTTTCACACTCCATTCGGAGCTGATGTTGACCCCAGCtcggggaggagctctccacccCACCTTCTCCTGTAGCTTCACCCCTGGCCTTCCCCGGCGCAAAGCCCTGCACACAGCCCCCATCCAGCTCAGGGTCTCGA ATGCTGTGCCACTGGAGGAAGTCCAGTTGGTGGTAGAGCCAGAAGGGGGAGCAGTAGCTCCTGGTGGTACCGTGACCTTGACCTGTGAAGCCCCCGCCCAGCCCCCACCTCAAATCCACTGGATCAAGGAT ggcaggcccctgccccttccccctgGCCCCGTGCTACTCCTCCCAGAGGTAGGGCCTGAGGACCAGGGAACGTACAGCTGTGTGGCCACCCATCCCAGCCATGGGCCCCAGGAGAGCCGTGCTGTCAGCGTCAGCATCATCG AAACAGGCGAGGAAGGGACGACTGCAG GCTCTGTGGAAGGGCCAGGGCTGGAAACCCTAGCCCTGACCCTGGGGATCCTGGGAGGCCTGGGGACAGTCGCCCTGCTCATTGGGCTCATCGTGTGGCATCGAAGGCGGCAACGCAAAGGACAGGAGAG GAAGGTCCCAGAAaaccaggaggaagaagaggaggagagagcgGAACTGAACcagccagaggagcctgaggcaGCAGAGAGCAGCACAGGAGGGCCTTGA
- the RNF5 gene encoding E3 ubiquitin-protein ligase RNF5, whose translation MAAAEEEDGGPEGPNRERGGAGATFECNICLETAREAVVSVCGHLYCWPCLHQWLETRPERQECPVCKAGISRENVVPLYGRGSQKPQDPRLKTPPRPQGQRPAPESRGGFQPFGDTGGFHFSFGVGAFPFGFFTTVFNTHEPFRRGTGVDLGQGHPASSWQDSLFLFLAIFFFFWLLSI comes from the exons ATGGCAGCAGCGGAGGAGGAGGACGGGGGCCCCGAAGGGCCAAACCGcgagcggggcggggcgggcgcgacCTTCGAATGTAATATATGTTTGGAGACTGCTCGGGAAGCTGTGGTCAGTGTGTGTGGCCACCTGTACTG TTGGCCCTGTCTTCATCAG tggttGGAGACACGGCCAGAGCGGCAAGAGTGCCCAGTGTGCAAAGCTGGGATCAGCAGAGAAAACGTTGTCCCTCTCTATGGGCGAGGGAGCCAGAAGCCCCAGGATCCCAG aTTGAAAACCCCACCCCGCCCACAGGGCCAGCGACCCGCTCCAGAGAGCAGAGGG GGATTCCAGCCATTTGGTGATACTGGGGGCTTTCACTTCTCATTTGGTGTCGGTGCTTTTCCCTTTGGCTTTTTCACCACCGTCTTCAATACCCATGAACCGTTCCGTCGGGGTACAG GTGTGGATCTGGGACAGGGTCACCCGGCCTCCAGCTGGCAGGACTCCCTCTTCCTGTTTCTCGCcatcttcttctttttctggctgCTCAGTATTTGA